Proteins found in one Oribacterium sp. oral taxon 102 genomic segment:
- a CDS encoding PIG-L deacetylase family protein: MKILAVGAHLDDIEIACGGTLAKAIENGHQVKVLIMSKSGYTNINGVVQRGNDVAVKEGTNALHVLGVHDIEILDFPTKDIPWHSDVVNAIDVCITDYNPDVIFTHHPFDTHQAHAGVSNATIAAARRRNTVFFYEPITPSGRSYVAFKPDLYVDIEQTLEKKLNSLREHKSEYNKFAGEDWVEGVRCRCGFRGYEIGKKFAEAFEVLRIEMDFSEGTKLIGR, from the coding sequence ATGAAAATTTTAGCAGTTGGAGCACATTTGGATGATATTGAGATTGCTTGTGGAGGTACTCTTGCAAAGGCAATTGAGAATGGACACCAAGTTAAGGTGCTCATTATGAGTAAATCAGGATACACCAACATTAATGGTGTTGTTCAGAGAGGCAATGATGTGGCAGTCAAGGAAGGAACTAATGCTTTGCATGTTCTTGGCGTTCATGATATCGAGATTCTGGACTTCCCTACAAAAGATATTCCATGGCATTCTGATGTTGTAAATGCCATTGATGTGTGCATTACCGATTATAATCCGGATGTTATCTTTACACATCATCCATTTGATACTCATCAGGCTCATGCAGGCGTGTCTAATGCGACAATCGCAGCAGCGAGAAGAAGAAATACGGTATTCTTCTATGAGCCTATCACACCGTCGGGAAGATCTTATGTTGCATTTAAACCGGATCTTTATGTTGATATTGAGCAGACGTTGGAAAAGAAGCTTAATTCTTTAAGAGAGCACAAGTCTGAGTACAATAAGTTCGCTGGTGAAGATTGGGTTGAAGGTGTAAGATGTAGATGCGGTTTCAGAGGATATGAAATTGGAAAGAAGTTTGCAGAAGCATTTGAAGTATTAAGAATTGAGATGGACTTTAGCGAAGGCACTAAGCTGATTGGAAGATAA
- a CDS encoding acyltransferase: MGIKGAIRQLIWPNHYNNQVYIDFLRRGGAKIGKGTFFYVPNRYPVDESSLNYIEIGEYCRITEGVKILAHDYSYAVLRPVYHSMPFKVGVTRIGNNVFIGMNAIICMDCNIGDNVVIGAGSVVTSDIPSNVVVAGNPAKVICTLDEYYNKCMSNFERNAKLFYERESCYLGRPLKEEEMGWFLSLWECENKRDILKNARVDGDCLQDVINDVCDSKPIYKSFDDFKKKVIAGNEGKV; this comes from the coding sequence ATGGGAATTAAAGGCGCTATCAGACAATTAATTTGGCCTAATCATTACAATAACCAAGTTTATATAGACTTTTTAAGACGTGGAGGGGCTAAAATTGGTAAAGGAACTTTTTTCTACGTACCTAACAGGTATCCGGTAGATGAGAGCTCGTTAAATTATATTGAGATTGGAGAATATTGTAGAATTACTGAAGGGGTTAAAATTTTAGCTCACGATTATAGTTATGCTGTTTTGAGACCAGTATATCATTCAATGCCGTTTAAAGTAGGGGTTACTCGGATAGGAAATAACGTTTTCATAGGTATGAATGCTATTATTTGTATGGATTGTAATATTGGCGATAATGTTGTAATTGGTGCGGGAAGCGTTGTGACTTCTGATATTCCTTCAAATGTTGTTGTTGCTGGGAATCCGGCTAAAGTGATATGTACTTTGGATGAATACTATAATAAATGCATGTCTAATTTTGAGCGTAATGCAAAACTATTTTATGAACGAGAAAGCTGTTATCTGGGTAGACCTTTAAAAGAAGAAGAAATGGGATGGTTTCTTTCTTTGTGGGAATGCGAAAATAAGCGCGATATTCTGAAAAACGCAAGGGTTGATGGAGACTGTTTACAGGATGTCATAAATGATGTGTGTGACAGCAAACCAATATATAAATCATTTGATGATTTTAAAAAGAAAGTAATTGCAGGAAATGAGGGAAAAGTTTGA
- a CDS encoding O-antigen ligase family protein has product MKIKYSELIGTLVILFALIGNQSTRLFGISYGFLFKILYFSKYILCFLFIAYYLTHRRSFAVTKNVSNRFLKLSIPLFALMILTECLALGFSEVPQIYGVHYWSRSLFVFIDRFCIWTTCFLMWKYIGKKSLDCITRAVVADAIIILVCALIRVGISGIANSFLSILADTQENFFEVHELTFAIGMLIIYYLFFDAERRSNKKLLVFFLTISFLLGDKRIGIFAIVVAGIFALFVRKRGLSKKSLATLGSCGILICMLYIALIYNSVFFAMLLKYNISSSGRDIIFGYFTRRTTFGISHMGWGIAGISKVIENWDASEVMYMQSISGLHNDILATYISYGIIGSILWFAYYLLYLPNRFFSKFSKRTATIYMAMVLYLFVTYLTDNTADYFVCQVLLLLIPLSQLRNS; this is encoded by the coding sequence ATGAAGATAAAATACAGTGAGTTAATAGGGACCCTTGTGATTCTTTTTGCCCTTATTGGCAATCAAAGTACCCGATTATTTGGAATCTCATACGGATTTTTATTTAAAATACTATATTTTTCTAAATATATATTATGCTTTTTGTTTATTGCATATTATTTGACACATAGACGCTCTTTTGCTGTAACGAAAAATGTTTCCAATAGATTTTTGAAACTGTCTATTCCTTTATTTGCTCTAATGATTTTGACAGAATGTTTGGCGCTTGGTTTTAGTGAAGTTCCTCAAATATATGGTGTGCATTACTGGTCAAGGTCTTTGTTTGTTTTCATAGATAGATTTTGTATCTGGACTACATGTTTTTTGATGTGGAAATATATAGGTAAAAAGAGTTTGGATTGCATTACAAGAGCTGTTGTAGCTGACGCAATTATTATCTTAGTTTGTGCCCTGATTAGAGTTGGTATTTCCGGTATTGCTAATAGTTTCCTATCCATTTTGGCTGACACGCAGGAAAACTTTTTTGAAGTTCACGAACTTACTTTTGCTATAGGCATGCTAATAATCTATTATCTATTTTTTGACGCAGAGCGTAGATCAAATAAAAAATTATTGGTTTTTTTCCTTACTATTAGTTTCCTTTTAGGGGACAAAAGAATTGGAATATTTGCAATTGTTGTTGCAGGAATTTTTGCTTTATTCGTTAGAAAGAGAGGATTGTCAAAAAAAAGTCTTGCAACTTTGGGAAGTTGCGGAATTTTAATCTGCATGCTTTATATTGCTCTAATCTATAATAGTGTTTTCTTTGCAATGTTGCTTAAGTACAATATTAGTTCATCAGGTAGAGATATTATCTTTGGATATTTTACAAGAAGAACTACTTTTGGCATTTCACATATGGGGTGGGGTATAGCAGGAATTAGCAAAGTTATAGAAAACTGGGATGCATCAGAAGTTATGTATATGCAGTCGATCTCGGGTTTACACAATGATATTCTGGCAACATATATTTCTTATGGAATTATAGGCAGTATATTATGGTTTGCATATTATTTGTTGTATCTACCTAATCGCTTTTTCTCTAAATTTTCAAAAAGAACAGCAACTATATATATGGCAATGGTTTTGTATTTATTTGTTACGTATTTGACTGATAATACAGCAGATTATTTTGTCTGCCAGGTACTGTTGCTATTAATTCCTTTATCTCAGTTAAGGAATTCGTGA
- a CDS encoding YhcH/YjgK/YiaL family protein, with protein MVKYLIMDVDGTLTDGKIYMGPDGEAMKAFSIKDGMVINYILKPRDITPVIITARNSSIVQHRCDELGIKEVYQGKLDKLTTLKEIVGEDGLGSCAYFGDDTLDLKCMNPIKEAGGIVACPADAVREVKAVADYVCANKAGEGALRDFAEWLVSDRSDEAEIQSRVEKAVRYLKELRVSETDAGKRVDVDNEFYYSIQSYDTKTAEQCKLESHRKYIDIQLVVFGEEGMDFVDISRLSLKEDYDEEKDVMFWDIPSRMSKTTLLAGDCIVLYPETAHRGARDLEETKHVLKIVGKVRI; from the coding sequence ATGGTTAAGTATTTAATTATGGATGTCGATGGAACACTCACCGACGGCAAAATATATATGGGTCCTGATGGAGAGGCTATGAAGGCTTTCTCCATTAAGGACGGTATGGTAATAAACTATATTTTAAAACCAAGAGATATCACACCAGTTATTATTACAGCGAGAAACAGTTCGATTGTTCAACACAGATGTGATGAATTAGGAATTAAAGAAGTATACCAGGGAAAGCTTGATAAACTTACTACTTTAAAAGAAATAGTAGGAGAGGATGGACTTGGAAGCTGTGCTTATTTTGGCGATGATACTCTTGATTTGAAGTGTATGAACCCAATAAAAGAAGCAGGTGGCATAGTGGCTTGCCCAGCCGATGCTGTAAGAGAAGTCAAGGCCGTTGCCGATTATGTCTGTGCAAATAAAGCAGGTGAAGGCGCTCTTAGAGATTTTGCTGAGTGGCTTGTTTCTGATAGAAGCGATGAAGCTGAGATTCAGAGCAGAGTTGAAAAAGCCGTTAGATATTTAAAGGAACTTAGGGTATCGGAAACAGATGCTGGCAAAAGAGTAGATGTGGATAACGAATTCTATTACAGCATTCAAAGCTATGATACAAAAACAGCAGAGCAGTGCAAACTCGAGTCACACAGAAAATATATAGATATTCAGCTTGTAGTTTTTGGTGAGGAGGGTATGGATTTTGTTGATATATCTAGACTTTCCCTAAAAGAAGATTATGACGAGGAGAAGGATGTAATGTTCTGGGATATACCTTCGAGAATGAGCAAAACCACATTGCTTGCTGGAGATTGCATAGTTCTTTATCCAGAAACCGCTCATCGTGGAGCACGGGATTTAGAAGAAACAAAGCATGTACTGAAGATTGTGGGTAAAGTTAGAATATAG
- a CDS encoding polysialyltransferase family glycosyltransferase, whose protein sequence is MSTRLFICNTYSQLIECIQLKLTLFSDDKFCVAISDHTNGLAKIYPKIRGMGLFDETYYIKTKNVENKSIANKCKLVLHYINGNDDIWRDFPNESVDEIIYYSQTDEIYTLFAKLYKINPKIIASRYEEGIVSYDDWNIKTVKSRLAFKIRSLLNLSPLECSASNFYCYYPTLYNGKLNAVQIPRISDSSEMANILNDLFENDTKSTDYEKFKYICLTSVYDFEGGGSIGEIDAVLKVAKFVGNENLIVKAHPRDNPERFIRAGLNVDENSGIPWEAIQLGKDFSKHVLITGYSCSALSISLTQSNSPKICYIYPLCNLGANKSACETVNTIQTIINGDFGRRYCHNVLVIESEREMEKII, encoded by the coding sequence TTGAGTACCAGATTATTTATATGTAACACATATTCACAGCTAATTGAATGCATACAACTGAAATTGACATTATTCTCGGATGATAAGTTTTGTGTTGCGATTTCTGATCATACAAATGGTTTGGCAAAGATATATCCTAAAATACGTGGCATGGGATTGTTTGACGAAACATATTACATCAAAACTAAAAATGTTGAGAATAAATCTATAGCCAATAAATGTAAGCTGGTGTTGCATTATATAAATGGGAACGATGATATCTGGAGGGATTTTCCTAATGAATCTGTTGATGAAATAATTTACTATTCTCAAACAGACGAAATTTATACGCTGTTTGCAAAATTGTATAAAATTAATCCTAAAATTATTGCCTCAAGATATGAAGAAGGTATTGTATCTTATGATGATTGGAATATTAAAACTGTTAAATCTAGGTTGGCTTTTAAAATTAGATCCCTTTTAAACCTCAGTCCTTTAGAATGTTCTGCGAGTAATTTTTATTGCTATTATCCAACTCTTTATAACGGAAAGTTGAATGCTGTTCAAATACCGCGGATTTCAGATAGCAGCGAGATGGCTAATATCTTGAATGATTTATTTGAGAATGATACTAAAAGTACCGATTATGAAAAATTTAAATATATCTGTTTAACCAGTGTATATGATTTTGAAGGCGGAGGCTCTATAGGGGAAATAGATGCTGTTCTAAAAGTAGCCAAATTTGTTGGAAATGAAAATTTGATAGTTAAAGCACATCCAAGAGATAATCCAGAACGTTTTATAAGAGCAGGACTCAATGTGGATGAAAATTCAGGTATTCCGTGGGAAGCTATTCAATTGGGGAAGGATTTTTCTAAACATGTGTTAATAACTGGGTATTCATGCAGTGCGCTTTCAATTAGCTTGACACAAAGTAATTCTCCAAAAATTTGCTATATATACCCGTTATGTAATCTTGGTGCCAATAAGAGCGCTTGCGAGACTGTTAATACTATCCAAACCATAATAAATGGTGATTTTGGCAGGCGATATTGTCATAATGTTTTAGTGATAGAATCTGAACGAGAAATGGAAAAGATTATATAA
- a CDS encoding oligosaccharide flippase family protein, producing the protein MENKLKYLIKNLGLLTISNFASKILVFLLVPLYTNILTTEEYGTYDLVVTTVSFVFPILTLNICDAVMRFSLDKNYDVSKVASIGLKFIIINLALSIVGVFIAAKICGEIIEKLCWIICLYYIAYSIYQYLNQLAQGNEKVFDIGIAGLIGTVSVILCNVFFLIVVKAGLEGFFYANTLALLVPAIYLAFRLDIARLVSFGSSGKIQKEMLIYSMPLIASVVGWLVNNTSDKYVVAGMCGVAASGILSVSYKIPQIIGTLQNIFLQAWQISAIKEYDKADSAAFYGKAFSFVNVLMCLACSALIVLLKPLALILYAKDFFIAWQYVPFLLLGCVFNNASGMLGSILAAQKNTKILSLSTMVGAVLNLILNVGLIYILGVQGATIATAASSYVIYIIRKSKISHGVIGDEKNLVLIWGLLVLQCTVEIFDINVLIQIPIILLIIWLNKNGIISVFSAVFKLIKTEKNKAT; encoded by the coding sequence ATGGAGAATAAGTTAAAGTACTTAATAAAAAATTTAGGATTACTAACGATTAGTAATTTTGCGTCCAAAATACTTGTTTTTTTGTTAGTTCCACTTTATACAAATATTTTAACAACTGAAGAGTATGGAACATATGATTTAGTTGTTACTACGGTGTCTTTTGTTTTTCCAATATTGACCTTAAATATTTGTGATGCGGTAATGCGATTTTCTCTAGATAAAAATTATGATGTCTCTAAGGTGGCAAGTATTGGACTAAAATTTATCATAATAAATTTGGCATTATCGATAGTTGGCGTTTTCATTGCAGCAAAAATTTGTGGTGAAATAATAGAGAAATTATGTTGGATAATTTGTTTATACTATATTGCGTATTCCATTTATCAATATTTAAATCAACTTGCACAAGGAAATGAAAAAGTTTTCGATATAGGAATTGCCGGATTAATTGGCACTGTTTCGGTGATACTATGTAATGTTTTCTTTCTGATTGTTGTTAAAGCAGGGTTGGAGGGATTCTTTTATGCCAATACTTTGGCATTGCTAGTTCCTGCAATATATCTTGCTTTTAGACTAGACATTGCGCGTCTGGTTTCATTTGGCAGTAGTGGGAAAATACAGAAGGAAATGCTTATTTACTCTATGCCGCTGATTGCTTCAGTTGTTGGGTGGTTAGTTAATAATACTTCTGACAAATATGTTGTGGCTGGAATGTGTGGTGTTGCGGCAAGTGGAATTTTATCTGTTTCCTATAAAATTCCACAAATTATAGGGACTTTACAGAATATATTTCTTCAGGCTTGGCAGATTTCAGCAATAAAAGAATATGATAAAGCTGATTCAGCAGCATTCTATGGAAAAGCTTTTTCTTTTGTGAACGTATTGATGTGTTTAGCATGCTCTGCTTTAATTGTTCTTTTAAAACCACTAGCATTAATTTTATATGCAAAAGATTTTTTCATAGCGTGGCAATATGTACCATTCCTTTTACTCGGCTGTGTGTTTAACAATGCTTCAGGCATGCTAGGATCAATTCTTGCAGCACAGAAAAACACCAAAATTTTATCTCTCTCTACTATGGTAGGGGCGGTGCTTAATTTGATATTGAATGTTGGTCTAATTTATATATTGGGAGTTCAAGGAGCAACAATAGCAACAGCTGCATCAAGTTATGTTATTTATATAATTAGAAAGAGCAAAATATCACATGGAGTAATTGGTGATGAAAAAAATTTAGTTTTGATATGGGGCTTACTTGTTTTACAATGCACGGTTGAAATTTTTGATATAAATGTTTTAATTCAGATACCGATTATTTTATTGATTATATGGCTGAATAAAAACGGAATTATAAGTGTTTTTAGCGCAGTCTTTAAATTGATAAAAACTGAAAAAAATAAAGCCACGTAG
- a CDS encoding thiamine pyrophosphate-binding protein — MIFHMTSRKPILIVGNGARAAGISELIYEFIKKTHIPVLATMNTVDMIQDEYRIGFIGTYGNRVANMMLNECDLVISVGARLGLRQIGHKKELFAPKAKLIRCDVDQYELARVVKDDEEDYNMDAKAFMEQLIAEEIPDYSGWWNNCIEAKNLLDDYDDTEGNKLMKKISELLPKNPIVTIDIGQTVCWAAQSLSFKGTEGRIVIGGSYGAMGVGLPYAIGSSISTGNGIAYCITGDGGLQMNIQELETVRREKLPIKVLVVNNKELGKISEIQHGSYNDRYCITTAESGYTVPDFVKVANAYGLKAAEVSSYEKLDEYKDWLMDDEPCLLNIMITPGTLLIPKIKWESCTIKPDLDEEMLEKVNALIGA; from the coding sequence TTGATTTTCCATATGACATCCAGAAAACCAATATTGATTGTAGGTAATGGCGCAAGAGCAGCTGGTATATCTGAGCTTATTTATGAATTTATTAAAAAAACACACATTCCTGTTCTTGCCACAATGAATACTGTGGATATGATTCAGGATGAATATAGAATTGGATTCATCGGTACCTATGGCAATCGAGTTGCTAATATGATGTTGAATGAATGCGACCTAGTCATCTCCGTTGGTGCTCGTCTTGGATTAAGACAAATTGGTCACAAAAAGGAATTGTTTGCTCCAAAGGCTAAATTGATTCGTTGTGACGTTGATCAATATGAATTGGCACGGGTAGTAAAGGATGATGAAGAAGACTATAATATGGATGCTAAGGCGTTTATGGAGCAGTTGATAGCCGAAGAAATTCCAGACTATAGTGGCTGGTGGAATAACTGTATAGAAGCAAAGAATCTTCTTGATGATTATGATGACACTGAAGGCAATAAGCTGATGAAGAAGATTTCCGAGTTGCTTCCGAAAAATCCAATTGTTACAATTGACATTGGACAGACAGTTTGTTGGGCTGCACAGTCACTTTCATTCAAGGGAACCGAAGGAAGAATTGTTATTGGCGGAAGCTACGGGGCAATGGGAGTTGGTCTTCCATACGCTATTGGTTCATCAATCAGCACGGGAAATGGCATAGCATACTGCATCACTGGTGACGGTGGCTTACAGATGAATATCCAGGAACTTGAGACTGTAAGAAGAGAAAAACTGCCAATTAAGGTTCTTGTGGTCAACAATAAGGAACTCGGTAAGATAAGTGAGATTCAGCACGGTTCTTATAATGATAGATATTGCATAACGACAGCAGAAAGTGGGTATACAGTTCCGGATTTTGTAAAAGTTGCGAATGCATACGGCCTTAAGGCTGCTGAAGTTAGTAGCTATGAGAAACTAGATGAGTATAAAGATTGGTTAATGGATGATGAGCCTTGTTTATTGAACATTATGATTACTCCAGGAACTCTCCTTATCCCTAAGATTAAGTGGGAGAGCTGTACAATCAAACCGGATCTTGATGAAGAAATGTTAGAGAAAGTAAATGCTTTAATCGGTGCGTAA
- a CDS encoding glycosyltransferase family 2 protein has product MNECLVTIIIPVYNVEKYLDCCIESVVSQSYKNLEIVLVDDKSPDSCPQKCDSWSLKDNRIKVLHKEINQGLGEARNSGLEIASGKYILFLDSDDYIEKNAINLLVETAEKEDADIVGSGEYGVKESGELIVNALPIQYKIYRDSEIFDEFLPNIIAPDPNSKKKVGFSLCMSGPFFSAKLLKRKDWRCASEREIISEDTYSFIDLCSAVRCVVEIPVFTMYYRMNENSLSHTIRLDREEKNIEFYTKCVNLVRKKGYNPIIESRLVSPYISFVIADLKQLYASDYKNKMSVIYRCLNDNRLISIIEKGNFKGESFPRRAFVFFVRNHMAWLAEALIVLKTGR; this is encoded by the coding sequence ATGAATGAATGTCTTGTTACAATTATTATCCCAGTTTATAACGTGGAAAAATATTTAGATTGTTGTATAGAAAGCGTGGTTTCACAATCATATAAAAACTTAGAAATAGTATTAGTAGATGACAAATCCCCGGATAGTTGTCCTCAAAAATGTGATAGTTGGAGTTTGAAAGATAATCGAATCAAGGTGTTACATAAAGAAATAAATCAAGGACTAGGAGAAGCGAGAAATTCGGGATTAGAGATTGCCTCAGGTAAATATATTTTATTTCTAGATAGTGATGATTATATTGAAAAAAATGCAATCAATCTTTTGGTTGAGACAGCAGAGAAAGAAGATGCGGATATTGTTGGAAGTGGAGAATATGGGGTTAAAGAGAGCGGAGAGCTTATAGTCAATGCGTTACCAATTCAATATAAGATATATCGCGATTCGGAAATTTTTGACGAATTTTTACCAAACATTATTGCTCCAGACCCCAATTCTAAAAAAAAGGTTGGATTTAGTCTATGTATGAGCGGACCTTTCTTTTCGGCTAAACTACTAAAAAGAAAAGATTGGCGATGTGCTTCTGAGAGAGAAATAATATCTGAGGATACATACTCGTTCATAGATTTGTGTAGTGCAGTTCGGTGTGTAGTGGAAATTCCGGTTTTTACTATGTATTATCGTATGAATGAAAACTCTCTATCGCATACAATAAGACTGGACAGAGAAGAAAAAAATATCGAATTCTATACTAAATGCGTTAATTTAGTTAGAAAAAAGGGTTATAACCCAATCATAGAGTCAAGATTAGTATCGCCATATATTTCTTTTGTAATTGCGGATTTGAAACAGTTGTATGCGTCTGATTACAAGAACAAAATGTCAGTTATCTATAGATGTTTAAACGACAATAGACTAATAAGTATAATTGAAAAAGGAAATTTCAAGGGAGAAAGTTTTCCAAGACGAGCGTTTGTGTTCTTTGTCAGAAATCATATGGCATGGCTTGCAGAGGCTTTGATTGTGCTCAAGACAGGCAGGTGA
- a CDS encoding acylneuraminate cytidylyltransferase family protein encodes MKTVALIPIKLGSKRVPGKNIKPFFDGTPLMHFIQKACLEAKNIDEVYIYCSDDAVIPYVLPGVKYLKRPEYLDGDGINANDFIKEFMNTVDADIYVNAHTTSPFAKVSTIEECVDKVASGEYDSAFCAEALRTFMWENGKPINFDPDHFPRTQDLPLIYGETSIAYVFTKESFIKHNRRLGSHPFIKEVDKIEAMDIDYPEDFEICNAIYKEMLKK; translated from the coding sequence ATGAAAACAGTTGCTTTAATTCCGATTAAATTGGGTTCGAAGAGAGTTCCGGGAAAGAACATAAAACCATTCTTTGATGGAACACCATTAATGCATTTTATTCAGAAGGCTTGCTTAGAAGCTAAGAATATTGATGAGGTCTATATTTATTGCTCAGATGATGCGGTTATCCCATATGTTTTACCTGGCGTTAAATATCTCAAACGTCCGGAGTACCTCGATGGTGATGGTATCAATGCCAACGACTTCATCAAAGAATTCATGAATACCGTTGATGCAGATATTTATGTGAATGCACACACCACTTCGCCTTTTGCTAAAGTTTCCACAATTGAAGAATGCGTAGATAAGGTTGCGAGTGGAGAATATGATTCGGCTTTTTGTGCAGAGGCATTAAGAACATTTATGTGGGAGAATGGAAAGCCAATCAACTTTGATCCAGACCATTTCCCTCGGACACAGGATCTTCCTTTGATTTATGGAGAAACTTCTATTGCCTATGTCTTTACTAAAGAGTCCTTTATAAAGCATAACAGAAGACTTGGTTCTCATCCGTTCATCAAGGAAGTAGATAAGATTGAAGCTATGGATATCGACTATCCTGAAGACTTCGAAATATGTAATGCGATTTATAAGGAGATGTTGAAAAAATGA
- a CDS encoding metallophosphoesterase, translated as MVETWYELGKEYGMVLAVLADIHNSRVTEFLTIIEKNKTDLILIPGDLVDGAAIEKARDHERFVNDGVGLLNRISTIAPTYFSLGNHEKRLTADEIKMLYKSDAVVVENRYVKAGDLYIGGLSSGRNYHDKKISQVPDVEFIDEFEKLDGYKILLSHHPEYYEPHLKNRKIDLIVSGHAHGGQVRILGRGLYAPGQGLFPKYTSGIHDKKLIVSRGIAGTEIMPRINNEPEVVFVKI; from the coding sequence ATGGTGGAAACTTGGTATGAACTTGGAAAGGAATATGGGATGGTCTTGGCGGTATTAGCTGACATCCATAATAGCAGAGTTACTGAGTTTCTGACGATTATAGAGAAGAATAAAACTGATCTGATTTTAATTCCTGGTGACCTTGTAGATGGTGCTGCTATTGAAAAGGCGAGAGATCATGAGAGATTTGTAAATGATGGTGTCGGGCTTCTGAACCGGATAAGTACAATAGCACCCACGTATTTCTCTTTAGGAAATCATGAGAAGCGGCTTACCGCTGACGAAATTAAGATGCTTTATAAATCCGATGCTGTTGTAGTAGAGAATCGTTATGTGAAAGCAGGAGATTTATATATTGGAGGACTTTCATCGGGACGCAATTATCATGATAAGAAGATCAGTCAGGTGCCGGATGTGGAGTTTATAGATGAGTTTGAGAAATTAGATGGATATAAAATTCTACTATCTCATCATCCAGAATACTATGAGCCGCACTTGAAAAACAGAAAAATAGATTTGATTGTTTCAGGTCATGCTCATGGTGGGCAGGTTAGAATTCTTGGTCGTGGCTTATACGCTCCTGGGCAGGGATTGTTTCCTAAGTACACAAGTGGAATACACGATAAAAAACTTATTGTAAGCCGTGGTATTGCCGGGACGGAAATAATGCCGAGAATCAATAATGAGCCGGAAGTGGTGTTTGTGAAGATATAG
- a CDS encoding thiamine pyrophosphate-binding protein yields MNCSEYLVDYLIKNGVTDVFGYSGGYIVPFMDALYARKDEIKVHVCYNEQGCAYAADGYARTSGKLGVYFTTSGPGAVNAFGGLADAWFDGVPLMGISGNVPTNEQRGFSGVRQNGFQEMEIVSMTKHITKYSVSPNLAETFPDIISRAYKLATTGRKGGVVIDFPYDIQKTNIDCR; encoded by the coding sequence ATGAATTGTTCGGAATACTTAGTTGATTACCTCATTAAAAATGGTGTCACTGACGTATTTGGCTATTCTGGGGGCTACATTGTACCTTTTATGGATGCCTTATACGCTAGAAAAGATGAAATAAAAGTACACGTTTGTTATAACGAGCAGGGGTGCGCTTATGCGGCTGATGGCTATGCTAGAACAAGTGGTAAGCTTGGAGTTTATTTTACGACTTCCGGTCCGGGTGCTGTGAATGCGTTCGGAGGTCTAGCTGATGCTTGGTTTGATGGTGTACCTCTTATGGGGATAAGCGGCAACGTTCCTACTAATGAGCAAAGAGGTTTTTCGGGCGTTCGTCAAAATGGTTTCCAGGAGATGGAAATCGTATCTATGACGAAGCATATAACAAAGTATTCTGTATCTCCAAACCTTGCGGAGACATTTCCGGATATTATTTCAAGAGCTTATAAATTAGCTACTACAGGAAGAAAGGGAGGTGTGGTCATTGATTTTCCATATGACATCCAGAAAACCAATATTGATTGTAGGTAA